From Macaca mulatta isolate MMU2019108-1 chromosome 1, T2T-MMU8v2.0, whole genome shotgun sequence, the proteins below share one genomic window:
- the SDF4 gene encoding 45 kDa calcium-binding protein isoform X1 — translation MVWSWVAMASRWGPLVGLAPRCLWLLGAVLLMDASARPANHSSTRERAANREENEILPPDHLNGVKLEMDGHLNRGFHQEVFLGKDLGGFEEDVEPRRSRRKLMVIFSKVDVNTDRKISAKEMQRWIMEKTAEHFQEAMEESKTHFRAVDPDGDGHVSWDEYKVKFLASKGHSEKEVADAIRLNEELKVDEETQEVLENLKDRWYQADSPPADLLLTEEEFLSFLHPEHSRGMLRFMVKEIVRDLGEAGSSLAGAPGPGDQRQGLGIAGKSGKVLREPQPGCGLIRSRLTDQDGDKQLSLPEFVSLPVGTVENQQGQDIDDNWVKDRKKEFEELIDSNHDGIVTAEELESYMDPMNEYNALNEAKQMIAVADENQNHHLEPEEVLKYSEFFTGSKLVDYARSVHEEF, via the exons ATGGTCTGGTCCTGGGTGGCGATGGCGTCCAGGTGGGGTCCCCTCGTCGGCCTGGCTCCGCGCTGCCTCTGGCTCCTGGGGGCGGTACTCCTGATGGATGCGTCAGCACGGCCTGCCAACCACTCGTCCACTCGAGAGAGAGCGGCCAACAGGGAGGAGAACGAGATCCTGCCCCCGGACCACCTGAACGGGGTGAAGCTGGAGATGGACGGGCACCTCAATCGGGGCTTCCACCAGGAGGTCTTCCTAGGCAAGGACCTGGGGGGCTTTGAGGAGGACGTGGAGCCGCGGCGGAGCCGGAGGAAGCTGATGGTCATCTTCTCCAA GGTGGACGTGAACACCGACCGGAAGATCAGTGCCAAGGAGATGCAGCGCTGGATCATGGAGAAGACGGCCGAGCACTTCCAGGAGGCCATGGAGGAGAGCAAGACACACTTCCGTGCCGTGGACCCCGATGGGGACG GCCATGTGTCATGGGACGAGTATAAGGTGAAGTTTTTGGCGAGTAAAGGCCATAGCGAGAAGGAGGTTGCCGACGCCATCAGGCTCAACGAGGAGCTCAAAGTGGATGAGGAAA CACAGGAAGTCCTGGAGAACCTGAAGGACCGCTGGTACCAGGCAGACAGCCCCCCCGCGGACCTGCTGCTGACGGAGGAGGAGTTCCTGTCGTTCCTCCACCCCGAGCACAGCCGGGGGATGCTCAGGTTCATGGTGAAGGAGATCGTCCGGGACCTGGGTGAGGCTGGGTCCAGCCTGGCTGGCGCGCCAGGGCCCGGGGACCAACGGCAGGGGCTGGGCATCGCCGGGAAGTCGGGTAAGGTCCTGCGGGAGCCCCAGCCTGGGTGTGGGCTGATCCGTTCCCGTCTCACAGACCAGGACGGGGACAAGCAGCTGTCCCTGCCGGAGTTCGTCTCCCTGCCCGTGGGCACCGTGGAGAACCAGCAGGGCCAGGACATTGACGACAACTGggtgaaagacagaaaaaaggagTTTGAGGAGCTCATTGACTCCAACCACGACGGCATCGTGACGGCAGAGGAGctggag AGCTACATGGACCCCATGAACGAGTACAACGCCCTGAACGAGGCCAAGCAGATGATCGCGGTCGCGGACGAGAACCAGAACCACCACCTGGAGCCCGAGGAGGTGCTCAAGTACAGCGAGTTCTTCACCGGCAGCAAGCTGGTGGACTACGCGCGCAGCGTGCACGAGGAGTTCTGA
- the SDF4 gene encoding 45 kDa calcium-binding protein isoform X3 translates to MVWSWVAMASRWGPLVGLAPRCLWLLGAVLLMDASARPANHSSTRERAANREENEILPPDHLNGVKLEMDGHLNRGFHQEVFLGKDLGGFEEDVEPRRSRRKLMVIFSKVDVNTDRKISAKEMQRWIMEKTAEHFQEAMEESKTHFRAVDPDGDGHVSWDEYKVKFLASKGHSEKEVADAIRLNEELKVDEETQEVLENLKDRWYQADSPPADLLLTEEEFLSFLHPEHSRGMLRFMVKEIVRDLDQDGDKQLSLPEFVSLPVGTVENQQGQDIDDNWVKDRKKEFEELIDSNHDGIVTAEELEVSPGAAASRSQPCEALRMLTCAPLARRATWTP, encoded by the exons ATGGTCTGGTCCTGGGTGGCGATGGCGTCCAGGTGGGGTCCCCTCGTCGGCCTGGCTCCGCGCTGCCTCTGGCTCCTGGGGGCGGTACTCCTGATGGATGCGTCAGCACGGCCTGCCAACCACTCGTCCACTCGAGAGAGAGCGGCCAACAGGGAGGAGAACGAGATCCTGCCCCCGGACCACCTGAACGGGGTGAAGCTGGAGATGGACGGGCACCTCAATCGGGGCTTCCACCAGGAGGTCTTCCTAGGCAAGGACCTGGGGGGCTTTGAGGAGGACGTGGAGCCGCGGCGGAGCCGGAGGAAGCTGATGGTCATCTTCTCCAA GGTGGACGTGAACACCGACCGGAAGATCAGTGCCAAGGAGATGCAGCGCTGGATCATGGAGAAGACGGCCGAGCACTTCCAGGAGGCCATGGAGGAGAGCAAGACACACTTCCGTGCCGTGGACCCCGATGGGGACG GCCATGTGTCATGGGACGAGTATAAGGTGAAGTTTTTGGCGAGTAAAGGCCATAGCGAGAAGGAGGTTGCCGACGCCATCAGGCTCAACGAGGAGCTCAAAGTGGATGAGGAAA CACAGGAAGTCCTGGAGAACCTGAAGGACCGCTGGTACCAGGCAGACAGCCCCCCCGCGGACCTGCTGCTGACGGAGGAGGAGTTCCTGTCGTTCCTCCACCCCGAGCACAGCCGGGGGATGCTCAGGTTCATGGTGAAGGAGATCGTCCGGGACCTGG ACCAGGACGGGGACAAGCAGCTGTCCCTGCCGGAGTTCGTCTCCCTGCCCGTGGGCACCGTGGAGAACCAGCAGGGCCAGGACATTGACGACAACTGggtgaaagacagaaaaaaggagTTTGAGGAGCTCATTGACTCCAACCACGACGGCATCGTGACGGCAGAGGAGctggaggtgagccctggtgcAGCCGCGTCCCGGAGCCAGCCCTGCGAGGCACT GCGGATGCTGACCTGTGCCCCGCTCGCCCGCAGAGCTACATGGACCCCATGA
- the SDF4 gene encoding 45 kDa calcium-binding protein isoform X2, translated as MVWSWVAMASRWGPLVGLAPRCLWLLGAVLLMDASARPANHSSTRERAANREENEILPPDHLNGVKLEMDGHLNRGFHQEVFLGKDLGGFEEDVEPRRSRRKLMVIFSKVDVNTDRKISAKEMQRWIMEKTAEHFQEAMEESKTHFRAVDPDGDGHVSWDEYKVKFLASKGHSEKEVADAIRLNEELKVDEETQEVLENLKDRWYQADSPPADLLLTEEEFLSFLHPEHSRGMLRFMVKEIVRDLDQDGDKQLSLPEFVSLPVGTVENQQGQDIDDNWVKDRKKEFEELIDSNHDGIVTAEELESYMDPMNEYNALNEAKQMIAVADENQNHHLEPEEVLKYSEFFTGSKLVDYARSVHEEF; from the exons ATGGTCTGGTCCTGGGTGGCGATGGCGTCCAGGTGGGGTCCCCTCGTCGGCCTGGCTCCGCGCTGCCTCTGGCTCCTGGGGGCGGTACTCCTGATGGATGCGTCAGCACGGCCTGCCAACCACTCGTCCACTCGAGAGAGAGCGGCCAACAGGGAGGAGAACGAGATCCTGCCCCCGGACCACCTGAACGGGGTGAAGCTGGAGATGGACGGGCACCTCAATCGGGGCTTCCACCAGGAGGTCTTCCTAGGCAAGGACCTGGGGGGCTTTGAGGAGGACGTGGAGCCGCGGCGGAGCCGGAGGAAGCTGATGGTCATCTTCTCCAA GGTGGACGTGAACACCGACCGGAAGATCAGTGCCAAGGAGATGCAGCGCTGGATCATGGAGAAGACGGCCGAGCACTTCCAGGAGGCCATGGAGGAGAGCAAGACACACTTCCGTGCCGTGGACCCCGATGGGGACG GCCATGTGTCATGGGACGAGTATAAGGTGAAGTTTTTGGCGAGTAAAGGCCATAGCGAGAAGGAGGTTGCCGACGCCATCAGGCTCAACGAGGAGCTCAAAGTGGATGAGGAAA CACAGGAAGTCCTGGAGAACCTGAAGGACCGCTGGTACCAGGCAGACAGCCCCCCCGCGGACCTGCTGCTGACGGAGGAGGAGTTCCTGTCGTTCCTCCACCCCGAGCACAGCCGGGGGATGCTCAGGTTCATGGTGAAGGAGATCGTCCGGGACCTGG ACCAGGACGGGGACAAGCAGCTGTCCCTGCCGGAGTTCGTCTCCCTGCCCGTGGGCACCGTGGAGAACCAGCAGGGCCAGGACATTGACGACAACTGggtgaaagacagaaaaaaggagTTTGAGGAGCTCATTGACTCCAACCACGACGGCATCGTGACGGCAGAGGAGctggag AGCTACATGGACCCCATGAACGAGTACAACGCCCTGAACGAGGCCAAGCAGATGATCGCGGTCGCGGACGAGAACCAGAACCACCACCTGGAGCCCGAGGAGGTGCTCAAGTACAGCGAGTTCTTCACCGGCAGCAAGCTGGTGGACTACGCGCGCAGCGTGCACGAGGAGTTCTGA
- the TNFRSF4 gene encoding tumor necrosis factor receptor superfamily member 4, with amino-acid sequence MCVGARRLGRGPCAALLLLGLGLSTTAKLHCVGDTYPSNDRCCQECRPGNGMVSRCNRSQNTVCRPCGPGFYNDVVSAKPCKACTWCNLRSGSERKQPCTATQDTVCRCRAGTQPLDSYKPGVDCAPCPPGHFSPGDNQACKPWTNCTLAGKHTLQPASNSSDAICEDRDPPPTQPQETQGPPARPTTVQPTEAWPRTSQRPSTRPVEVPRGPAVAAILGLGLALGLLGPLAMLLALLLLRRDQRLPPDAPKAPGGGSFRTPIQEEQADAHSALAKI; translated from the exons ATGTGTGTGGGGGCTCGGCGGCTGGGCCGGGGGCCGTGTGCGGCTCTGCTCCTCCTGGGCCTGGGGCTGAGCACCACGGCGAAGCTCCACTGTGTCGGGGACACCTACCCCAGCAACGACCGGTGCTGTCAGGAGTGCAGGCCAG GCAACGGGATGGTGAGCCGCTGCAACCGCTCCCAGAACACGGTGTGCCGTCCGTGCGGGCCCGGCTTCTACAACGACGTGGTCAGCGCCAAGCCCTGCAAGGCCTGCACATGGTGCAACCTCA GAAGTGGGAGTGAGCGGAAACAGCCGTGCACGGCCACACAGGACACAGTCTGCCGCTGCCGGGCGGGCACCCAGCCCCTGGACAGCTACAAGCCTGGAGTTG ACTGTGCCCCCTGCCCTCCAGGGCACTTCTCCCCGGGCGACAACCAGGCCTGCAAGCCCTGGACCAA CTGCACCTTGGCCGGGAAGCACACCCTGCAGCCAGCCAGCAATAGCTCGGACGCCATCTGTGAGGACAGGGACCCCCCACCCACACAGCCCCAGGAGACCCAGGGCCCCCCGGCCAGGCCCACCACTGTCCAGCCCACTGAAGCCTGGCCCAGAACCTCACAGAGACCCTCCACCCGGCCCGTGGAGGTCCCCAGGG GCCCTGCGGTTGCTGCCatcctgggcctgggcctggcgcTGGGGCTGCTGGGCCCCCTGGCCATGCTGCTGGCCCTGCTCCTGCTCCGGAGGGACCAGAGGCTGCCCCCCGATGCCCCCAAAGCCCCTG GGGGAGGCAGTTTCCGGACCCCCATCCAAGAGGAGCAGGCTGACGCGCACTCCGCCCTGGCCAAGATCTGA